A window of Limanda limanda chromosome 4, fLimLim1.1, whole genome shotgun sequence genomic DNA:
cagtgcatacctccaccaaggcccatgAAGCACagaatttcacacactcaataGATATGAGTCCTCCCAACATGCCTGATTGGTTTTTCTaaagagccatgaattattcccctgGAAAAATGTGCGATAGATTTTCACACaatgataaaacaaaaatcctggatccgccccctgatcagAATCCATTTAATCGGTTCTTACCTGACCCACAACACATTCCTCCACCACGTTTTCATGGTAATCCGTCCAGCtgtttttttgtacaagtcCATAACTATAATTTACacacaaacgcagatgaaaagaGGTGTAAATTACTTTTAGTATATAGAAAATCCGAACCAGGGTTTAAGATCAAATGTAAGCAGTGGGAAAGCCTGCAATAGTTTAACTAAGACTTTCTACAATATCAATGGTTcacttttaataaaatgttaaatgatcAAATTGATACTTAATGCAAGCAGTCATATGTCATTGGTTTATTCTTCTAATGTGTGTAATGTTGGTTGGCCAATGCAGTACCTTCCTGGCCCCGGCACTGATTAATTTGCTCTATTAAAATGGGTTTTTATCATATCTTTATGATACcacttttgtaatatttaataatcaCGCAGCTAGAGATGTTATCCTCATCCAGACGTTGGTAACTTAAGAAAAAGACAAGATAActaaagtgtttgttttgtgcacGTAAGCACGTAGGTTTAATTACCATGGGGAGCGGAGAGAGATGGAAGGTTGACATTagggaggaaacaggagaatgAGGGGAACTGGTGCAACAgggaacaccccccccccccgccatcACATCAGAGACaacatcacattacatcacGCGCTACATTTAGTCATAATTTCTTCCCAGCCCTACATGGTAATGTCAATAACACTTCACTTGTGGTTGTTGATATAAAGCACTCTAGGAAATTCAACAGAGGTTCGCGAGCTGCATcagagacaaaagaagaagtTCCAAGCCTCATGTAAAATGAACCACTTCCGTggggaataaaacataaaacacttaaaaaccaGAGTTAGCAGGTctcacagagaggaaacagattctAGGCAAAGTAAGAGTTCACAGTTAGTCGCCTCCTTTACTCCCCACCAAGTAAACTTGACTGGGATGCAGCTACTTAAACTACAAagcaaggaaataaataatatgtcaAACTAAAAAATGTCAAGGAAAGGAAACTATATGCTTTCTATCAGTCTTGTTTAACTGTGAATATGACGGTTCAGAGCCTACGGAGTTTTCTGTGGTCCTTCTAAAACTGACAGAGAACACAGTGTCGGAGTTTTCTCTAGTGCTTTTACAGACAACCAAACCTGATCATTTAAACAGTGCCATCCAGGGTCTGTGCCAATGTGCTTGAGTTAGCCTGTTTGAGGTGCAAGTCACCTTCCATTTCTTGCTTGCCACACCTGCGGAAACATTTAGTGTCAGTGCCTTTCGAGGTCGAACTGAGCTTGTACAGAATTCAGGTATCAGTGCAACAAGGGGACTCAGAGTGAGCACATCAGATCTTACCCAGAGACTGGTCCGTTTCCTGTTCTTTCATTTGACTGCTGGTCCAACTCTGCAAGCAACTTCAGTATATTCAGTGCAGCctgtggaggagaagaatcAGTTAAGTTACTGTAGTGAGCGACTCAGCTGCTACTCACTAGAGTAGAGTAGTGTAGCAGATGCTCTTCTTTAAAAAGGAGGTGGGGCACAGGAAGCAGTCAATCTGTACCAATTTCTTATTACCACATATATTTTGGGCCGAACTCAAACAATCATTATACAATATTTTCTTGTCATCTGTGAGTGATCGAAAGCACCCCTGCCTCTCACGAATACTGCCATCCTTCACACCATGAGTTTGTATATAGACATTAGACTGTGGAGAAGCATTACAGCTTGTACAGAGCTTGTGCATTTCAGACTCACCATATCATGACAGGATTCGACATCTTTCCCAATCCCATGACTAATGAGCGGTGGCTGGGATGAGCAGTTAATCAGTGACACAAACTCATTCTTATTGTTTTTGGGGAAATCTTTGTATTCCACCTGTAATAGGAGATCATATTTTAGACTCTCTAAATCCAATGCATGAAGGTCAGTGGCCTTACTGAGTTTGAAGCTGTTGTTTACCTGCAGGTTCTGCACAGAGGCGAGGAAGCCGAGCTGTTCTGAAGGCCTGGTGAGGGGTCCGTGGGGCAGTTGGTTCAGGTTATTTTTGTTCTTTAGGATAGTCTCAGCAGTCAGGGAGGCCCCTGCGTAAAGCAGCTCATTGGCAATCATGGCAGTGATTGTGGCTTTGCCTGGGTTGGGCAAAGGTCGATTGACCTGGGGTCCTTGGCAGACCCCGACTGCTTGAGCCACCTCGGGTACCATGGGCAGGATTCCTGCAGGCAGCTGCTGGTGGCTCATGTAAGGCAGTCGGTAGTCCTCCTCTTTAGAaccttcaaaaataaataataacagaaTTCAATCAAACAACACCATGATTATGAGAGGACATCTCCTtcaacagaaaatgaaactCACTCAGTGCCGCCTCCTCTACGGAGCCAGGTTCAAAGAAGGTCACTTTACGCCCATCACCAGGTTTTTTCACCGGGGTCtaaatattataaaacattGTAAGTACGTGAAGGTTTACCATGAGTTGCTTGTTAGAGGTCTGGCTGTACCTTCTCGTCAGTTTTTAGTGCCGGCTTTGGGGGCTGAGGCTGAGGCACTTTGTATCCCAAGAGGTCCAGCATTTTCTCTGCTGCGTTCCTCTTTGCCACCTTCTTGCTCGGCCCCAGTCCCTCGGCAGACTGGCCACACACAGCCACCTGGGCCACAGAGCACATGGCACACACAGATAATCAAAAACTGAATGGGAGACAAGTGAACAGGCAAAGGAAAACATAGCCATAAGTCGTGCTTCAGAAACATTTACTGCGGACTCACCTGCATGACAAACTCTCTGCGCCGCGGTAGACCTCTCTCGGTCACCATGCTGTACTCcggctccttctccttcttggCCTGCTGGATCTGAGCCAGGCGGCTGATGGGATTCATGCCCTGACCATACTCCGGGCTGGTCTGCAGCTGTTGGGGTGACAAGTCAATTTAGCGTCTTTAGGTTTCTACTGATTTATCCTTTTTCCAACCCATTGGATTCATTACCTTGATAATGgatttggttttctttttgatGCGTGGAAGTGTCTTTTCCACGCTGGGTATGTGGGGTAGCCTCTTCAACTCCCTCAGCACTGCTGCTGCCGCCAGCTTCTTGGCAATCTTTTTACTCTTTCCCTCGCCCTGGCCACTGAACTCCCCGACtgtaacacacactgagaaactCTTCATGTGCGGAGGGCCTTCTTCCTTTAAAACCTTTAAACACAGGGGTTTCCAATTACTCTCAGAAAAGAGTGCAGAAAAACATAGATCTTCTAAAACGGAGCTGGAAAAGATGTGTTATAATGttgtatatatacagtctgGAAAATTCACTAATATACATTGTTTGTACTTCAcggaaattaaataaaattaattaattaattaattgatagaTGTCTTCCTGTTAAAGTGTATCAAGAGAAATGTAGGACTCACCTCAAAGTTGACAGGTAAGTTGCGTTTAAGTGCAATTTCAAAAACTTGACTGATTTCGGATTTGTTGAGATTCTCCTCCTCCGGCTCTCCATTCATCTGTCAACAGGAGAATGCATATTAAGGAGAGAGAAGCAGTGTGTCTGAATGGAATGGCACAGAGGGTTTCTCACACCATCTTATGCAGAGTGGGCTTGTGCTTCTTTTCTCACCTCTGGCAACTGTTGCAATATGGGCTCCTTCTGCAGCACTTTCATGGCCTTGGCAGCAGCCTCGTGTTTGGCTAACTGCCGTGTGCGTCCCTTTCCAACAAACTGCTGACCTCCAATGGAAAGTTCCATGTGATATAACATTGGACCCACTGGAGGAAATGGATAATAGTACCTGGACACACGAGAGAGTCATTTTTTTTACCATCTCAAAAAGAAACTCAATGACATTGACATAGCCAAATGCCCTCATCTTATTCCCAAGTGAAGGAAACTCACTGTTGCATAGAGCGCTGGTAGGGCCCTGGAGCTCGGACGTTGTAGTTGAAGTTTGGCGGTCTCATCCCCGGGTATGGGTCGATGGGTTTATACATAGGCTTTTTACCAAGCTTCATACATAGTGCGTTCAACTCCATAGTGTGTGTCATGCCATCTACTACAAgcccaacacaaacaaaaccaacacacCAAAGAGAAAGAATACACATGAGCAAAACCTTTTCTTCGAAACAATGcagtgagaaaaagagagagagactgtgacgGACAGTGGGAACCGCCCACCTGGGTTCTTGCCTGTGTTGCGGGGTGTCCTCATGGTGGGCTTGGGAAGCGTTGTCTCGGCGAGGGCAGAAGCGGCAGCAGAATGCTGGGCTTTCTTGATGCTGGTCCCCTCTGCCTCCCAGTGCTGATCTCCCAGTGTGAGTCTCACTGAGAAAATCTGACCAAAGCAGGAGACGGAGGCAAATCAAATGTGACTCACGCGCATAAACCTACTGCAAATGAACAGCATTGATGAAATTACATCATATGCTAGTTGGTTAACGTCAACACACCTTGGAGTGAGCTGGTCCTTGCTCACAAAGCAGCTTATACTCAGGTTGGATCTTGTTGAAACGGGCTAACTCATTCACCAAACACATGGGGGTCTTCTCTTTAGGGTTTGCCATGTTAGATACtataacaacataaaaagaTCAAAAATAAGTGTCAAAAAAAGCAGAAAGTGTTGAAAACAAATACGCAAAGTCTTCAGAGATATATTAACATTTGACATTTAGCATAAAATTTTAAAAATTTCATTAAAATTTCAAATAATGAGTGGAAGACTTTTTCGGAATTTAGGGTAAATAACAAAATGAGAAAACTAAAACACGTGGTATTTACCACAAATACTAGGGGCTAAACAAGAGGTGACACATTACAAACTATAGATTCAATgtaaaaaaggagaaataaatattCTTTACAAACCTGTGGTGGTATTGTAGGGGGTGGCAGAGCCTGCAGGGAGGGCGGAGCTCCTGCTGGGCTGGCTCGCGCTCTCTGAGGGCAAGGTGCCCGAGGCACAGGGGATGCTGTAACCAGGCTGTGGCTGCCCCAGCTGCAGGGGGGCAGGAGCAGCCGGCATGGGGCTGGATGGACACTGAAACTGGAGCTGGGACATCCTTGTAGGTGTAGCTTAGTTGGCTGAGGTCAAGATTAGAATTTACCAGTTCAGCAATG
This region includes:
- the stau1 gene encoding double-stranded RNA-binding protein Staufen homolog 1 isoform X2 gives rise to the protein MSQLQFQCPSSPMPAAPAPLQLGQPQPGYSIPCASGTLPSESASQPSRSSALPAGSATPYNTTTVSNMANPKEKTPMCLVNELARFNKIQPEYKLLCEQGPAHSKIFSVRLTLGDQHWEAEGTSIKKAQHSAAASALAETTLPKPTMRTPRNTVDGMTHTMELNALCMKLGKKPMYKPIDPYPGMRPPNFNYNVRAPGPYQRSMQQYYYPFPPVGPMLYHMELSIGGQQFVGKGRTRQLAKHEAAAKAMKVLQKEPILQQLPEMNGEPEEENLNKSEISQVFEIALKRNLPVNFEVLKEEGPPHMKSFSVCVTVGEFSGQGEGKSKKIAKKLAAAAVLRELKRLPHIPSVEKTLPRIKKKTKSIIKLQTSPEYGQGMNPISRLAQIQQAKKEKEPEYSMVTERGLPRRREFVMQVAVCGQSAEGLGPSKKVAKRNAAEKMLDLLGYKVPQPQPPKPALKTDEKTPVKKPGDGRKVTFFEPGSVEEAALSSKEEDYRLPYMSHQQLPAGILPMVPEVAQAVGVCQGPQVNRPLPNPGKATITAMIANELLYAGASLTAETILKNKNNLNQLPHGPLTRPSEQLGFLASVQNLQVEYKDFPKNNKNEFVSLINCSSQPPLISHGIGKDVESCHDMAALNILKLLAELDQQSNERTGNGPVSGCGKQEMEGDLHLKQANSSTLAQTLDGTV
- the stau1 gene encoding double-stranded RNA-binding protein Staufen homolog 1 isoform X1, producing the protein MSQLQFQCPSSPMPAAPAPLQLGQPQPGYSIPCASGTLPSESASQPSRSSALPAGSATPYNTTTVSNMANPKEKTPMCLVNELARFNKIQPEYKLLCEQGPAHSKIFSVRLTLGDQHWEAEGTSIKKAQHSAAASALAETTLPKPTMRTPRNTGKNPVDGMTHTMELNALCMKLGKKPMYKPIDPYPGMRPPNFNYNVRAPGPYQRSMQQYYYPFPPVGPMLYHMELSIGGQQFVGKGRTRQLAKHEAAAKAMKVLQKEPILQQLPEMNGEPEEENLNKSEISQVFEIALKRNLPVNFEVLKEEGPPHMKSFSVCVTVGEFSGQGEGKSKKIAKKLAAAAVLRELKRLPHIPSVEKTLPRIKKKTKSIIKLQTSPEYGQGMNPISRLAQIQQAKKEKEPEYSMVTERGLPRRREFVMQVAVCGQSAEGLGPSKKVAKRNAAEKMLDLLGYKVPQPQPPKPALKTDEKTPVKKPGDGRKVTFFEPGSVEEAALSSKEEDYRLPYMSHQQLPAGILPMVPEVAQAVGVCQGPQVNRPLPNPGKATITAMIANELLYAGASLTAETILKNKNNLNQLPHGPLTRPSEQLGFLASVQNLQVEYKDFPKNNKNEFVSLINCSSQPPLISHGIGKDVESCHDMAALNILKLLAELDQQSNERTGNGPVSGCGKQEMEGDLHLKQANSSTLAQTLDGTV